TCAAAATTCATGGAAGGAAGATTTGTTGGAATTTTTAAAAATCCGAAAAAAATATTTATTGTACCCTGATATTTCTATAGAAGGAAAATTATTAAAGGGAGGTTCTATAAATACATTTCTTTTAAGAAACAAAGATAATGAATAAGATGCAAGGCACAAATTTTTCTGAATAGCCGTAGCTATTGAGAAAAATTTTAACGCAGTCAGATTGTTTATTATCTTTGTTCCCAAAGGGTTTTCAGAGTTTTTCATATACTTCTTCAAAAAATTTTACATTATCCCGATTTGTTTCAATTTTTTTCATTCTCTATAAAAAACTCTGGAAATCTTAATGCGAATGTATTTATAGAACCTCCCTAAAAGCAAAATAAAAAAAAAGCCCCTTTTTGAGGAGCTTTTAAAAATGATTTTAAATTAAGCTATTTCAATTTCTCTTGATGCTTGTACTTTTGCTTCTTCTTTTAAAGGAAGAGAAATTGTCAATACTCCTTCCGAGTAATTTGCATCAATCTTATTTGAGTTAATCGCATCAGGTAGTGTAAATGAACGTGAAAATGAATCGAAACAAAATTCTTGTTTAGTGTAATTTTCTTTTTTTACCTCATTTTTACTTTCATTATTACTACTGATTGTTAAAACATCATTCTCAAGATTTACTTTAAAATCTTTCTTTTTTAATCCCGGTGCAGCAACTTCAATTTTGAAATTTTCTTTTTCTTCAATAACATTTACAGCAGGAGTACTTCTTGCAATACGTCCATTAAATCCATAATCGTCATTAAAAAAGTTTTCAAAAAGGTTTGAAAAAGCAGGATAATTTTCATTTTTACCGTTAAATCTAATAAGTGTCATAATATACCTCCAATTTTAAATGTTAATTTAATTTTTAATAATTTTTACGAATAAAAGTTCAACATTAATGCCAGTGGAATTAACCTGACATAAGCAGAAAATATTACATGCCATTACTGACAAAATGCTATGTATCAATTTTTTACAGACATCTTTTCATTCTCAGAAAGACAGCATTTCAGATAGGCTGAAAAAATGGCAAGATTTGTCAGTTTGTTATAATAAAATGTTAAAAATTATTTTCCAATAGATTTTTTATCAAAAACATAAAACCAATTATTTTTAACTACTTGAATTTTTTGAAATCCTGAGAAAAATTTTGAAAACAAATTCTCTAAGTTAACTAAGCTACTTTTCATTGCTTTAGAATTAATATCTTTGTTATAAACAAGGTTCCCGTTTTTGGCAATAACTTTTTTTAATGATTTAAAAAAATCTTCAGTTTCAAACTGAGAAGGTATTTTATTATTAATGTAAATATCAAAAATTACAAGATCAAATTTTTTATTACAGTTTTTCACAAAATCAAATGCATCAGTTTCTATTATCTTTAAGTTTTTGAAACGTGAAACCTTAAAGAATTCATTGCCAAGTTCAAGAACATCTTTATCCTTTTCAATGGCAACAAAAGAACAGTTTCTATTCATTTCTTCCTGAATGATTGATACAACACTACCCGTTCCAAAGCCTAATAACAATACATTTTCAAACTGTTTTTCTTCAAGTTTTATTTTTTTAAAAATCTTTTGAAAACCTTTATGAAGTTCCCCGAATGAATAATTTGTGTCTGCGGCATTAAGAATGTATTTCCCATTAATGTAATAAACCTTAAGTATTCCATTTATCGGGCTTTGTATTTCTTTTACCAACGAACCTGCAAAAAAACTTATAATATATTTCCAATCAATTTTTTTCAAAATCCATATTAAATTTAATGGTTCTATGTCAAATACTGTGGGTAATCAAATTTGCCACAGATTCACAGATTACAAAATTACTCTTTTTGTAATTAGTACTTATAAGAAAACTCATTATTTGCCCAGCTGTACCC
This window of the Bacteroidota bacterium genome carries:
- a CDS encoding Hsp20/alpha crystallin family protein — protein: MTLIRFNGKNENYPAFSNLFENFFNDDYGFNGRIARSTPAVNVIEEKENFKIEVAAPGLKKKDFKVNLENDVLTISSNNESKNEVKKENYTKQEFCFDSFSRSFTLPDAINSNKIDANYSEGVLTISLPLKEEAKVQASREIEIA
- a CDS encoding methyltransferase domain-containing protein, yielding MKKIDWKYIISFFAGSLVKEIQSPINGILKVYYINGKYILNAADTNYSFGELHKGFQKIFKKIKLEEKQFENVLLLGFGTGSVVSIIQEEMNRNCSFVAIEKDKDVLELGNEFFKVSRFKNLKIIETDAFDFVKNCNKKFDLVIFDIYINNKIPSQFETEDFFKSLKKVIAKNGNLVYNKDINSKAMKSSLVNLENLFSKFFSGFQKIQVVKNNWFYVFDKKSIGK